In Vigna unguiculata cultivar IT97K-499-35 chromosome 3, ASM411807v1, whole genome shotgun sequence, a single genomic region encodes these proteins:
- the LOC114176366 gene encoding heavy metal-associated isoprenylated plant protein 39-like has translation MKKVVVKLDLHDEKAKQKAMKSVSSLPGIDSISMDMKEKKLTVVGDIDPVSVVSKLRKTWHTEIVTVGPAKEPEKKKDEEKKDDGKKDDNKKKDDEKKKDPNQQIEELVKLYKAYNPHMTTYYYVQSAEENPNACAIS, from the exons ATGAAG AAAGTGGTGGTGAAATTGGATTTGCACGATGAGAAAGCAAAGCAGAAGGCGATGAAATCGGTTTCTAGCCTGCCAG GTATTGATTCGATCTCCATGGACATGAAGGAGAAGAAACTGACAGTAGTGGGTGACATAGACCCTGTGAGTGTGGTGAGCAAATTGAGAAAAACTTGGCACACAGAAATTGTAACTGTTGGGCCGGCAAAAGAGCcagagaagaagaaagacgAAGAGAAGAAAGACGATGGGAAAAAAGATGACAACAAGAAGAAAGATgatgagaagaagaaagatCCAAATCAGCAAATTGAGGAACTTGTCAAGCTCTACAAAGCATACAATCCTCACATGACCACATATTATTATGTTCAGAGTGCTGAAGAAAACCCTAATGCTTGTGCTATTTCTTGA
- the LOC114179951 gene encoding monodehydroascorbate reductase, chloroplastic/mitochondrial, translating to MPSPSARRLTMAAISNSLSLKHGFSLARPQRPFLTPVPPSSTSIKFRRCYAAFANENREYVIVGGGNSAGYAARTFVEHGLADGRLCIVTKEPYAPYERPALTKAYLFPPDKKPARLPGFHTCVGSGGERQTPEWYKENGIEMLYEDPVKDIHIENQTLTTNSGKILKYGSLIIATGCTASRFPEKIGGNLPGVHYIRNVADADALILSLGKSKKVVVVGGGYIGMEVAAAAVGWNLDTTIIFPEDQLLQRLFTPSLSRRYEELYQKNGVKILKGASIKNLEAGSNGLVAGVKLGDGSVVEADTVIIGIGAKPAVSPFERVGLNTDVGGIQVDGLFRTSIPGIFAVGDVAAFPLKIYDRISRVEHVDHARRSAQHCVKALLSAQTQTYDYLPYFYSRIFEYEGSPRKVWWQFFGDNVGETVEVGNFDPKIATFWIESGKLKGVLLESGSPEEFQLLPKLARNQPLIDKAKLQNATTVEEALEIARASLQGKAAV from the exons ATGCCTTCTCCTTCAG CTCGTAGACTCACAATGGCCGCGATATCAAACTCATTATCACTCAAGCACGGTTTCTCTCTGGCGCGTCCGCAACGTCCTTTTCTCACTCCAGTTCCTCCTTCTTCCACTTCAATCAAATTCAGAAGATGCTACGCCGCTTTCGCCAATGAGAATCGCGA GTACGTGATCGTTGGCGGTGGAAATTCCGCGGGATATGCTGCACGCACTTTCGTCGAGCACGGCTTGGCGGATGGACGCCTTTGTATTGTGACCAAAGAG CCATATGCACCTTACGAGCGTCCTGCTCTGACGAAAGCGTATTTGTTCCCGCCGGATAAGAAACCAGCGCGTCTCCCT GGTTTTCACACGTGTGTTGGATCCGGTGGAGAGAGGCAGACTCCAGAGTGGTATAAAGAGAATGGGATAGAG ATGTTGTATGAAGATCCAGTAAAGGATATTCATATTGAAAATCAAACTTTGACAAcaaattctggaaaaattctGAAGTATGGTTCGCTTATTATCGCAACAGGATGTACAGCATCAAG GTTTCCAGAGAAAATTGGGGGAAACCTACCTGGTGTTCACTATATCCGGAATGTTGCAGATGCTGATGCACTGATTTTATCATT AGGAAAAAGCAAAAAGGTTGTAGTTGTTGGAGGTGGTTATATAGGAATGGAggttgctgctgctgctgttggTTGGAATCTTGATACCACG ATCATATTTCCGGAAGATCAACTTTTGCAAAGACTGTTTACTCCTTCTCTTTCCCGGAGATATGAAGAACTCTACCAAAAAAATGGAGTCAAAATCTTAAAG GGTGCCTCCATAAAAAATTTGGAAGCTGGTTCTAATGGACTTGTAGCTGGTGTGAAACTTGGAGATGGATCTGTGGTGGAAGCAGATACa GTTATCATAGGCATCGGAGCTAAACCTGCTGTCAGCCCCTTTGAGAGGGTGGGCCTAAATACAGATGTTGGTGGTATACAG gttgATGGTTTGTTCCGGACAAGCATTCCAGGAATCTTTGCTGTTGGTGATGTAGCAGCTTTCCCTTTAAAG ATTTATGACCGTATCTCTCGAGTGGAACATGTAGATCATGCTCGTCGCTCTGCACAGCACTGTGTGAAAGCATTACTCAGCGCACAAACTCAAAC GTATGACTATCTTCCATACTTCTACTCGAGGATTTTTGAATATGAAGGAAGCCCTAGGAAAGTATGGTGGCAGTTCTTTGGAGACAATG TCGGAGAAACAGTTGAAGTTGGAAATTTTGATCCTAAAATAGCTACCTTCTGGATTGAATCTG GTAAGCTGAAAGGAGTTCTTCTTGAAAGTGGGAGCCCCGAG GAATTTCAACTCCTGCCTAAACTCGCCAGAAATCAACCTCTGATTGACAAAGCCAAACTTCAAAACGCAACTACAGTGGAGGAGGCTCTAGAGATTGCTCGGGCATCCTTACAAGGCAAAGCCGCTGTCTAA
- the LOC114176072 gene encoding uncharacterized protein LOC114176072 produces MPATTENQGSFLGRISIRRNQVMSMDGTHDQEMEDLELFQKHVGDRFSELLSTTTEDSSGDALLSISWLRRLLDELLCIEAEFKAVVLMGRDPSQIAKPPLDKLLPEFLDRFVKSLDLCNAVALGLDAVKNLQRLAEIVVDALEVTPLGDGQVRRAKKALSALIAAMLHEDNANAKGTERNRSFGRRTNNSGSNSKDRVRALSWTMARNWSASKQIHAMMSNLTAPRGAESSGLAQPVYIMSTVLMFVMWAFVAAVPCQERNGLGTHFPLPRQLNWAQPLIGLQEKIAEEWKKKEKKGNVGLLEEMQRMEKLAQSLVEFADSFQFPPETERLDEMKRNVEDLAEICKKMDQGLEPMQQQIREVFHRIVRSRAEFLVVLDQAGKLSAPAV; encoded by the coding sequence ATGCCTGCAACAACAGAGAACCAAGGCTCGTTTCTGGGCCGAATAAGCATACGTAGAAATCAAGTCATGTCCATGGATGGAACCCACGACCAAGAAATGGAAGACCTCGAACTTTTCCAGAAGCACGTCGGAGACCGCTTCTCCGAACTCTTATCCACCACCACGGAGGACTCCTCCGGCGACGCCCTCCTCTCCATCTCCTGGCTCCGCCGCCTCCTCGACGAGCTCCTCTGCATCGAGGCAGAGTTCAAAGCCGTTGTGCTCATGGGCCGCGACCCCTCCCAGATCGCCAAGCCGCCGCTCGACAAGCTCCTCCCAGAGTTCCTCGACCGCTTCGTCAAATCCCTCGACCTCTGCAACGCCGTCGCGCTCGGCCTCGACGCCGTCAAGAACCTCCAGCGCCTCGCCGAGATCGTCGTCGACGCGCTCGAAGTGACGCCGCTGGGCGACGGCCAGGTCCGCCGCGCGAAGAAGGCGCTCTCCGCCCTCATCGCCGCCATGCTGCACGAGGACAACGCCAACGCGAAGGGGACCGAGCGCAACCGGTCCTTCGGGCGGCGCACCAACAACTCCGGGTCGAACAGCAAGGACCGGGTGCGGGCGCTATCGTGGACGATGGCGCGGAACTGGTCGGCGTCGAAACAGATCCACGCGATGATGTCGAATCTGACGGCGCCTCGCGGCGCCGAATCGTCGGGATTGGCGCAGCCCGTTTACATAATGAGCACTGTGCTGATGTTCGTGATGTGGGCTTTTGTGGCAGCGGTTCCATGCCAGGAGAGGAATGGGTTGGGGACGCACTTTCCCCTGCCCAGGCAATTGAACTGGGCCCAGCCCTTGATCGGGTTGCAGGAGAAGATCGCGGAGGagtggaagaagaaggagaagaagggcAACGTGGGTTTGTTGGAGGAGATGCAGAGGATGGAGAAGCTGGCGCAGTCGCTGGTTGAGTTCGCTGACTCCTTTCAGTTTCCCCCCGAAACGGAGCGTTTGGATGAGATGAAGAGAAACGTTGAGGACTTGGCcgaaatttgtaagaaaatggACCAAGGCTTGGAGCCCATGCAGCAGCAGATTAGGGAGGTCTTTCACAGGATTGTCAGGAGCAGGGCCGAGTTTCTCGTTGTCTTGGACCAAGCTGGCAAGTTGTCTGCACCCGCCGTTTaa